The Cellulomonas oligotrophica sequence CAACGTCGTCAACCAGGCCCTCGCCTTCACCGACGAGGACATGGACACCTACGAGGAGCTCGCCCGGGCCTCGCAGGCCGAGGCCCGCGAGGCCGCGGCGAGCTACGAGGCCCGCGCGGCGCAGGACCCGGAGCGCCAGGCCTGGGTGGCGGACTACCTCACCGCGCTCGACGCCTACACCGTCGTCCTGGAGGACAAGCTCCTCCCGCTCGGGCGCGTCAGCGACACCGAGCAGTGGGTGCAGGTCCGCGACGAGGAGGCCGGCCCCGCGATCGACGCGATGATGACCGCCGTCGTCGCCATGGTCGAGGACGCGAAGGCCGACGCCGCCGCCACGTCCGCCGCCGCCGAGCAGTCCTACGCGTCGAACCGGGTGCAGGTCCTGCTGCTGCTCGCCGTCGGGGTCGCGGTCGCCGTCCTGGTCGCGTTCGCCGTCGCCGGCTCCATCGTCGGCGGGCTGCGCCGCGTCGAGCACGTCGCCCGTGCCCTGGCCACCGGCGACCTGACCCAGACCGCCGCCCTGACCACCCGCGACGAGACCGGCAACGTCGGGCGCGCGCTCGACGACGCCGTCACCACGCTGCGCGGCGTGCTGGCCGAGATCGACGCGTCCTCGATGGCGCTCGCGGGTGCCGCCGAGCAGCTGTCCGCCGTCTCCGGGCAGACCGGGTCGAGCGCCGAGGAGACCTCCGCGCAGGCGGCCGCCGTCTCCGCCGCCGCCGCCCAGGTCTCGGCGAACACGCAGGCCGTCGCGGCCGGCGTCGAGGAGATGGGCGCGTCCATCAAGGAGATCTCGTCCAGCGCCACCGGTGCGGTGCGCGTCGCCGAGGAGGCCGTGCGCGCCACCTCCACGGCCGGGCAGACCATCGACCGGCTCGGCGTGTCGAGCCAGGAGATCGGCAACGTCGTCAAGCTCATCACGCAGATCGCCGAGCAGACCAACCTGCTGGCCCTGAACGCCACGATCGAGGCCGCGCGTGCGGGCGAGGCCGGCAAGGGGTTCGCGGTCGTCGCCGGCGAGGTCAAGGAGCTCGCCCAGGAGACGGCCAAGGCCACGGGCGAGATCGCCCAGCGCGTGGAGTCGATCCAGGTCGACACCCGGGCCGCGGTCGACGCGATCGGGTCGATCGAGGAGGTCATCGGCTCGATCAGCGACCACCAGTCGACCATCGCGTCCGCCGTCGAGGAGCAGACCGCCACGACCGCCGAGATCAGCCGGTCGGTCGCCGAGGCGGCCGGGGGCTCCGGCGACATCGCCGCGAACATCGAGGGCGTCACGACCGCCGCCGAGCTGACCGCGCGGGCGGCCGTCGAGTCGGCCCAGGCCGTCGGCGAGGTCGCCCGCATGTCGGCCGACCTCAAGGGCATGGTGGCGCGCTTCACGGTGTGACGGTGCGCGGGCCCCGCAGCGGCGGGGCCCGCGTCCGTGGCGCCTCAGGCGTCCCAGTCCCCGACCTGCCGGGCGGCCGAGCGCAGCAGCGCGGCCGCGGCGCCCGGGTCGACGCGGGCCAGCGTCAGCCCTGCGACCTGCAGACCGGTGAGCAGCGCCGCGCGGTGGGCGCGCGCGTCGTCGTCCAGCCCGGGCCAGCGGTGCCCGACCGCGGCGCCCATGGCGGCGGTCACGCGCTCGCGGTAGGCGGCCACGGTCGCCC is a genomic window containing:
- a CDS encoding methyl-accepting chemotaxis protein, translated to MQVLAVAAVAVLVALVVGLLGLSALGTTRDATVTMYEDDVQSILDAAVMRRATNEMRLNVVNQALAFTDEDMDTYEELARASQAEAREAAASYEARAAQDPERQAWVADYLTALDAYTVVLEDKLLPLGRVSDTEQWVQVRDEEAGPAIDAMMTAVVAMVEDAKADAAATSAAAEQSYASNRVQVLLLLAVGVAVAVLVAFAVAGSIVGGLRRVEHVARALATGDLTQTAALTTRDETGNVGRALDDAVTTLRGVLAEIDASSMALAGAAEQLSAVSGQTGSSAEETSAQAAAVSAAAAQVSANTQAVAAGVEEMGASIKEISSSATGAVRVAEEAVRATSTAGQTIDRLGVSSQEIGNVVKLITQIAEQTNLLALNATIEAARAGEAGKGFAVVAGEVKELAQETAKATGEIAQRVESIQVDTRAAVDAIGSIEEVIGSISDHQSTIASAVEEQTATTAEISRSVAEAAGGSGDIAANIEGVTTAAELTARAAVESAQAVGEVARMSADLKGMVARFTV